From one Gracilinanus agilis isolate LMUSP501 chromosome 5, AgileGrace, whole genome shotgun sequence genomic stretch:
- the EIF3L gene encoding eukaryotic translation initiation factor 3 subunit L isoform X1, whose translation MSYPSEDYDNEAAYDPYAYPGDYDMHTGDPKQDLAYERQYEQQTYQVIPEVIKDFIQYFHKTVSDLIDQKVYELQASRVSSDVIDQKVYEIQDIYENSWTKLTERFFKNTPWPEAEAIAPQVGNDAVFLILYKELYYRHIYAKVSGGPSLEQRFESYYNYCNLFNYILNADGPAPLELPNQWLWDIIDEFIYQFQSFSQYRWKTAKKSDEEIDFLRSNPKVWNVHSVLNVLHSLVDKSNINRQLEVYTSGGDPESVAGEYGRHSLYKMLGYFSLVGLLRLHSLLGDYYQAIKVLENIELNKKSMYSRVPECQVTTYYYVGFAYLMMRRYQDAIRVFANILLYIQRTKSMFQRTTYKYEMINKQNEQMHALLAIALTMYPMRIDESIHLQLREKYGDKMLRMQKGDPQVYEELFSYSCPKFLSPVVPNYDNMHPNYHKEPFLQQLKVFADEVQQQAQLSTIRSFLKLYTTMPVAKLAGFLDLTEQEFRIQLLVFKHKMKNLVWTSGISALDGEFQSASEVDFYIDKDMIHIADTKVARRYGDFFIRQIHKFEELNRTLKKMGQRP comes from the exons ATGTCCTACCCGTCCGAGGATTACGACAACGAG GCTGCATACGATCCCTACGCTTACCCTGGCGACTATGACATGCACACAG GAGACCCAAAGCAGGACTTAGCCTATGAACGCCAATATGAGCAGCAGACCTATCAAGTAATTCCAGAAGTGATCAAGGATTTCATCCAATATTTCCATAAAACCGTCTCCGATCTTATCGACCAGAAAGTGTATGAGCTCCAGGCAAGCCGGGTGTCCAGCGACGTTATCGACCAAAAGGTGTATGAGATCCAGGACATCTATGAGAACAG CTGGACCAAGCTGACTGAAAGGTTCTTCAAGAATACCCCCTGGCCAGAAGCAGAGGCCATTGCCCCACAAGTTGGCAACG ATGCTGTCTTCTTGATCCTGTATAAGGAACTTTATTACAGACATATCTATGCCAAAGTCAGC GGTGGGCCTTCCTTGGAACAGAGGTTTGAATCCTATTACAACTACTGCAACCTCTTCAACTACATTCTCA ATGCTGATGGACCTGCCCCCCTTGAACTGCCCAACCAGTGGCTGTGGGATATCATTGATGAATTCATCTACCAG tttcaatcattcagtcaataCCGGTGGAAAACGGCCAAAAAGTCAGATGAGGAGATTGACTTTCTTCGTTCCAACCCCAAGGTCTGGAATGTCCACAGCGTCCTCAATGTGCTTCATTCTCTTGTAGACAAATCCAATATCAACCGGCAGCTAGAAGTCTACACCAGCGGAG GTGACCCTGAAAGTGTGGCTGGTGAGTATGGCCGCCACTCCCTCTACAAGATGCTTGGCTACTTCAGCCTTGTGGGGCTGCTCCGGCTCCACTCCCTCTTGGGGGATTACTACCAGGCTATCAAGGTGCTGGAGAACATTGAGTTGAACAAGAAG AGCATGTATTCCCGGGTACCCGAATGCCAGGTCACCACCTATTACTATGTGGGGTTTGCCTACTTGATGATGCGCCGGTACCAGGATGCCATCCGTGTCTTTGCCAACATCTTGCTCTACATTCAGAGAACCAAGAGCATGTTTCAGAGAACAACATACAAATATGAGATG ATCAACAAGCAGAATGAGCAGATGCATGCCCTGCTGGCCATTGCCCTGACCATGTACCCCATGCGCATTGATGAGAGCATCCACCTGCAGCTCCGAGAGAAGTATGGAGACAAGATGCTGCGCATGCAGAAGGGGGACCCCCAGGTGTACGAGGAGCTCTTTAGCTACTCCTGCCCCAAGTTCTTGTCCCCTGTCGTGCCCAACTACGACAACATGCACCCCAACTACCACAAGGAGCCCTTCCTGCAGCAGCTGAAGGTGTTTGCAGATGAGGTGCAGCAGCAGGCCCAGCTCTCCACTATTCGCAGCTTCCTGAAGCTCTATACCACCATGCCTGTGGCCAAGCTGGCTGGCTTCTTGGACCTCACTGAACAGGAGTTCCGTATCCAGCTGCTGGTCTTCAAGCACAAGATGAAGAACCTGGTGTGGACGAGTGGCATCTCCGCCCTGGACGGGGAGTTCCAGTCAGCCTCTGAAGTGGACTTCTACATCGACAAA GACATGATCCATATTGCAGATACCAAGGTGGCCCGCCGCTATGGAGACTTCTTCATCCGACAGATCCATAAATTTGAGGAG CTCAATCGAACCCTAAAGAAGATGGGCCAAAGACCCTGA
- the EIF3L gene encoding eukaryotic translation initiation factor 3 subunit L isoform X2, with protein MSYPSEDYDNEAAYDPYAYPGDYDMHTGDPKQDLAYERQYEQQTYQVIPEVIKDFIQYFHKTVSDLIDQKVYELQASRVSSDVIDQKVYEIQDIYENSWTKLTERFFKNTPWPEAEAIAPQVGNDAVFLILYKELYYRHIYAKVSFQSFSQYRWKTAKKSDEEIDFLRSNPKVWNVHSVLNVLHSLVDKSNINRQLEVYTSGGDPESVAGEYGRHSLYKMLGYFSLVGLLRLHSLLGDYYQAIKVLENIELNKKSMYSRVPECQVTTYYYVGFAYLMMRRYQDAIRVFANILLYIQRTKSMFQRTTYKYEMINKQNEQMHALLAIALTMYPMRIDESIHLQLREKYGDKMLRMQKGDPQVYEELFSYSCPKFLSPVVPNYDNMHPNYHKEPFLQQLKVFADEVQQQAQLSTIRSFLKLYTTMPVAKLAGFLDLTEQEFRIQLLVFKHKMKNLVWTSGISALDGEFQSASEVDFYIDKDMIHIADTKVARRYGDFFIRQIHKFEELNRTLKKMGQRP; from the exons ATGTCCTACCCGTCCGAGGATTACGACAACGAG GCTGCATACGATCCCTACGCTTACCCTGGCGACTATGACATGCACACAG GAGACCCAAAGCAGGACTTAGCCTATGAACGCCAATATGAGCAGCAGACCTATCAAGTAATTCCAGAAGTGATCAAGGATTTCATCCAATATTTCCATAAAACCGTCTCCGATCTTATCGACCAGAAAGTGTATGAGCTCCAGGCAAGCCGGGTGTCCAGCGACGTTATCGACCAAAAGGTGTATGAGATCCAGGACATCTATGAGAACAG CTGGACCAAGCTGACTGAAAGGTTCTTCAAGAATACCCCCTGGCCAGAAGCAGAGGCCATTGCCCCACAAGTTGGCAACG ATGCTGTCTTCTTGATCCTGTATAAGGAACTTTATTACAGACATATCTATGCCAAAGTCAGC tttcaatcattcagtcaataCCGGTGGAAAACGGCCAAAAAGTCAGATGAGGAGATTGACTTTCTTCGTTCCAACCCCAAGGTCTGGAATGTCCACAGCGTCCTCAATGTGCTTCATTCTCTTGTAGACAAATCCAATATCAACCGGCAGCTAGAAGTCTACACCAGCGGAG GTGACCCTGAAAGTGTGGCTGGTGAGTATGGCCGCCACTCCCTCTACAAGATGCTTGGCTACTTCAGCCTTGTGGGGCTGCTCCGGCTCCACTCCCTCTTGGGGGATTACTACCAGGCTATCAAGGTGCTGGAGAACATTGAGTTGAACAAGAAG AGCATGTATTCCCGGGTACCCGAATGCCAGGTCACCACCTATTACTATGTGGGGTTTGCCTACTTGATGATGCGCCGGTACCAGGATGCCATCCGTGTCTTTGCCAACATCTTGCTCTACATTCAGAGAACCAAGAGCATGTTTCAGAGAACAACATACAAATATGAGATG ATCAACAAGCAGAATGAGCAGATGCATGCCCTGCTGGCCATTGCCCTGACCATGTACCCCATGCGCATTGATGAGAGCATCCACCTGCAGCTCCGAGAGAAGTATGGAGACAAGATGCTGCGCATGCAGAAGGGGGACCCCCAGGTGTACGAGGAGCTCTTTAGCTACTCCTGCCCCAAGTTCTTGTCCCCTGTCGTGCCCAACTACGACAACATGCACCCCAACTACCACAAGGAGCCCTTCCTGCAGCAGCTGAAGGTGTTTGCAGATGAGGTGCAGCAGCAGGCCCAGCTCTCCACTATTCGCAGCTTCCTGAAGCTCTATACCACCATGCCTGTGGCCAAGCTGGCTGGCTTCTTGGACCTCACTGAACAGGAGTTCCGTATCCAGCTGCTGGTCTTCAAGCACAAGATGAAGAACCTGGTGTGGACGAGTGGCATCTCCGCCCTGGACGGGGAGTTCCAGTCAGCCTCTGAAGTGGACTTCTACATCGACAAA GACATGATCCATATTGCAGATACCAAGGTGGCCCGCCGCTATGGAGACTTCTTCATCCGACAGATCCATAAATTTGAGGAG CTCAATCGAACCCTAAAGAAGATGGGCCAAAGACCCTGA
- the EIF3L gene encoding eukaryotic translation initiation factor 3 subunit L isoform X3, with translation MSSRQAGCPATLSTKRCMRSRTSMRTDAVFLILYKELYYRHIYAKVSGGPSLEQRFESYYNYCNLFNYILNADGPAPLELPNQWLWDIIDEFIYQFQSFSQYRWKTAKKSDEEIDFLRSNPKVWNVHSVLNVLHSLVDKSNINRQLEVYTSGGDPESVAGEYGRHSLYKMLGYFSLVGLLRLHSLLGDYYQAIKVLENIELNKKSMYSRVPECQVTTYYYVGFAYLMMRRYQDAIRVFANILLYIQRTKSMFQRTTYKYEMINKQNEQMHALLAIALTMYPMRIDESIHLQLREKYGDKMLRMQKGDPQVYEELFSYSCPKFLSPVVPNYDNMHPNYHKEPFLQQLKVFADEVQQQAQLSTIRSFLKLYTTMPVAKLAGFLDLTEQEFRIQLLVFKHKMKNLVWTSGISALDGEFQSASEVDFYIDKDMIHIADTKVARRYGDFFIRQIHKFEELNRTLKKMGQRP, from the exons ATGAGCTCCAGGCAAGCCGGGTGTCCAGCGACGTTATCGACCAAAAGGTGTATGAGATCCAGGACATCTATGAGAACAG ATGCTGTCTTCTTGATCCTGTATAAGGAACTTTATTACAGACATATCTATGCCAAAGTCAGC GGTGGGCCTTCCTTGGAACAGAGGTTTGAATCCTATTACAACTACTGCAACCTCTTCAACTACATTCTCA ATGCTGATGGACCTGCCCCCCTTGAACTGCCCAACCAGTGGCTGTGGGATATCATTGATGAATTCATCTACCAG tttcaatcattcagtcaataCCGGTGGAAAACGGCCAAAAAGTCAGATGAGGAGATTGACTTTCTTCGTTCCAACCCCAAGGTCTGGAATGTCCACAGCGTCCTCAATGTGCTTCATTCTCTTGTAGACAAATCCAATATCAACCGGCAGCTAGAAGTCTACACCAGCGGAG GTGACCCTGAAAGTGTGGCTGGTGAGTATGGCCGCCACTCCCTCTACAAGATGCTTGGCTACTTCAGCCTTGTGGGGCTGCTCCGGCTCCACTCCCTCTTGGGGGATTACTACCAGGCTATCAAGGTGCTGGAGAACATTGAGTTGAACAAGAAG AGCATGTATTCCCGGGTACCCGAATGCCAGGTCACCACCTATTACTATGTGGGGTTTGCCTACTTGATGATGCGCCGGTACCAGGATGCCATCCGTGTCTTTGCCAACATCTTGCTCTACATTCAGAGAACCAAGAGCATGTTTCAGAGAACAACATACAAATATGAGATG ATCAACAAGCAGAATGAGCAGATGCATGCCCTGCTGGCCATTGCCCTGACCATGTACCCCATGCGCATTGATGAGAGCATCCACCTGCAGCTCCGAGAGAAGTATGGAGACAAGATGCTGCGCATGCAGAAGGGGGACCCCCAGGTGTACGAGGAGCTCTTTAGCTACTCCTGCCCCAAGTTCTTGTCCCCTGTCGTGCCCAACTACGACAACATGCACCCCAACTACCACAAGGAGCCCTTCCTGCAGCAGCTGAAGGTGTTTGCAGATGAGGTGCAGCAGCAGGCCCAGCTCTCCACTATTCGCAGCTTCCTGAAGCTCTATACCACCATGCCTGTGGCCAAGCTGGCTGGCTTCTTGGACCTCACTGAACAGGAGTTCCGTATCCAGCTGCTGGTCTTCAAGCACAAGATGAAGAACCTGGTGTGGACGAGTGGCATCTCCGCCCTGGACGGGGAGTTCCAGTCAGCCTCTGAAGTGGACTTCTACATCGACAAA GACATGATCCATATTGCAGATACCAAGGTGGCCCGCCGCTATGGAGACTTCTTCATCCGACAGATCCATAAATTTGAGGAG CTCAATCGAACCCTAAAGAAGATGGGCCAAAGACCCTGA